ACCTTCGACTCGGACCTCGACAATGCCCCCCAGCGTATCGCCGGCCTTGCCAGTCTCGTCGATGAGTGCCTTAACTTCGTCGTCTTTCTCGGGGACCAGCGAATAAACCTCACTTGATTCGCGCCGCTCCAGTCGCTCCGCCAGCGGGGCATCGACCGGATCCAGCTTGATGCCGCCAAGTTCCACGACGTAACCAATCACATCGATCTGAAAGGCAGACAAGAGTTGCCGGGCAAGGGCACCGGCTGCAACTCGGACGGTGGTCTCTCGGGCACTGGCCCGTTCGAGAATTCCCCGGATCGAACCCATGTATTTGATCGCGCCGGTCAGGTCGCCGTGACCTGGCCTTGGCCGCGTTAAGTCGCTGAGACGCTCCAACTTGTAATCTTTATTGACGACCTGCAGAGCGATTGGGCTGCCGAGCGTTTCGCCCTTCCAGATGCCGGATAACACATCGACGGTGTCGGTTTCGATTCGCTGCCGCCCGCCACGTCCATAGCCACCTTGCCGCCGACGCAGTTCCTGGTCGATCACCGCCGTATCGAGTTTCACCCCCGCCGGAAACCCATCGACCAAAGCCACCAAAGCCTTGCCGTGCGATTCACCTGCGGTCCAATAGCGTAAAGTCATGACATCCAAACAGTTGCGAAAGATCGATCCGTCACTCAGCGTCTGCGCAGACCTTCCCCGCGCACAATAAACCGTGACGTGAATTCTAGTTACGCTTCGCAGA
Above is a window of Anatilimnocola aggregata DNA encoding:
- the aroC gene encoding chorismate synthase, with product MTLRYWTAGESHGKALVALVDGFPAGVKLDTAVIDQELRRRQGGYGRGGRQRIETDTVDVLSGIWKGETLGSPIALQVVNKDYKLERLSDLTRPRPGHGDLTGAIKYMGSIRGILERASARETTVRVAAGALARQLLSAFQIDVIGYVVELGGIKLDPVDAPLAERLERRESSEVYSLVPEKDDEVKALIDETGKAGDTLGGIVEVRVEGLPFGLGTHAQWDLKLDGRIAQAVMAVQAIKGVEIGLGFEAARRRGSQVHDPIHFDPATRDTATLGYSRPTNNAGGLEAGMTNGQPLVVRAAKKPISTLAKPLDSVNLETKEPESAQYERSDVCAVSAASVIVENVVAFEIARALVEKFGNDSLVEMQARLELFNKMARER